One window from the genome of Elaeis guineensis isolate ETL-2024a chromosome 5, EG11, whole genome shotgun sequence encodes:
- the LOC105045945 gene encoding uncharacterized protein has protein sequence MLSNTSSRPQSPLRIKQDDKFYSRLLSKESSLANPSFRVYYGVAPGSVPFLWESEPGTPKAAVATATLPPLTPPPSSHFNTMKSKATKKKKPSSRLSLITTLFLRLTPRKTHLASPPMSSSSLSSSSSCSSQFESSVSRQRRLFLRSRSSFSSRRDYEDYDKERPRSILCFQVRQIPRLLFHRNRKGKNVMSH, from the coding sequence ATGCTCTCCAATACCTCAAGTCGTCCCCAAAGCCCCCTCCGTATCAAGCAAGATGACAAGTTCTATTCAAGGCTCCTCTCCAAGGAGAGCTCCTTGGCCAACCCTTCCTTCAGGGTCTACTATGGGGTGGCACCAGGATCGGTGCCCTTCTTGTGGGAGTCTGAACCGGGCACACCGAAGGCTGCCGTAGCCACCGCCACCCTCCCTCCCCTCACCCCTCCTCCTTCCTCCCACTTCAATACCATGAAGTCCAAGGCCACCAAGAAAAAGAAGCCGTCCTCAAGGCTTAGCCTCATCACCACCTTATTCCTCAGGCTTACTCCAAGGAAAACTCACCTGGCATCGCCACCGATGTCATCCTCATCactgtcatcatcatcatcctgcTCTTCTCAATTTGAGTCTTCAGTTTCTCGTCAACGTAGACTATTCTTGCGCTCACGGTCATCATTCTCTTCAAGAAGGGACTATGAGGACTATGACAAAGAGCGACCGAGGTCGATCTTGTGCTTTCAGGTGCGACAGATTCCAAGGTTACTATTTCATCGTAATCGGAAAGGAAAAAATGTCATGAGTCATTAG